The Oryzias melastigma strain HK-1 linkage group LG13, ASM292280v2, whole genome shotgun sequence genome window below encodes:
- the LOC112149036 gene encoding uncharacterized protein LOC112149036, producing MEKVDDREPRGTQRESEVTYDEVVPELIFALVGDSNSVEKEKRNLLFDHDEQKSEKQISTKMYDLCGRHICVLNMLDLPNIDSIPSNQEVHAFILLVANGQHSSHYRSGMQWLEKTFGKQCFPYVITVVTHNPHENCENVVTDLKTFSSFSEKRYYTSKRIKDEKELITMLEKINVMVSENKPPCCSFVTTDMNKERKEKMEQKSLSEEGVTTDSFKVDTGGSTEKGDPVKKDDEAENSKKTDDNTVEQPEEQSVAGDADDKDSFNVDSSGNEGEGYPVKKDDELSKKTDKTVEQAEETSAPVDPDDKGFSDVDRSGNTKEVR from the exons ATGGAGAAAGTTGATGACAGAGAACCAAGAGGGACACAGAGAGAATCTGAAGTTACATATGATGAAG TTGTTCCTGAACTCATATTTGCATTGGTTGGAGACTCAAACtcagttgaaaaagaaaaaagaaatctctTATTTGATCATGACgaacaaaaatcagaaaaacagatttcaacTAAAATGTATGACTTGTGTGGTCGACACATCTGTGTCTTGAACATGCTTGATCTTCCAAACATTGATTCAATCCCATCAAATCAAGAAGTTCATGCTTTCATCCTGCTGGTAGCAAACGGTCAGCACAGCAGTCATTACAGATCAGGAATGCAGTGGTTAGAGAAAACCTttggaaaacaatgttttccttATGTGATCACAGTTGTGACTCATAACCCAcatgaaaactgtgaaaatgtagttacagatttaaaaactttcaGCAGTTTCTCAGAGAAAAGATACTACAcatcaaaaagaataaaagatgaaaaggaATTAATAACTatgctggaaaaaataaatgtcatggTCTCTGAAAACAAACCTCCATGCTGCAGTTTTGTCACAACTGACATGaataaagaaaggaaagaaaaaatggaacaaaaatctCTGAGTGAAGAAGGAGTTACCACAG ATTCTTTCAAAGTGGACACAGGTGGAAGCACAGAAAAG GGTGATCCAGTTAAGAAAGATGATGAGGCTGAAAACTCCAAGAAGACAGACGACAACACAGTGGAACAACCTGAAGAACAATCTGTTGCTGGAGACGCAGATGACAAAG ATTCCTTCAATGTGGACTCAAGTGGAAACGAAGGAGAG ggaTATCCAGTAAAGAAAGATGATGAACTCTCCAAGAAGACAGACAAGACAGTGGAACAAGCTGAAGAAACATCTGCTCCTGTTGACCCAGACGACAAAG